The proteins below are encoded in one region of Brassica napus cultivar Da-Ae chromosome A6, Da-Ae, whole genome shotgun sequence:
- the LOC106347561 gene encoding DExH-box ATP-dependent RNA helicase DExH11 isoform X1, with protein sequence MNKVEAANELAFRVGISGHGGHLRVEPLYTEESDGAVNSLPDFVSPPAFAKESKESIKEHIEEKYLLPRLEPQQFSAENAQNQWDFDWFARVKVPLQPSLARSVLVPTWELPFRRQKNGRWEPKSVEVDLSQQMYGDQDSGFFPRMVGPPKDFLRGSANNRPFRPGGLEDSQSSERILPDGVCDGQWVQELLNGGPPLNVPPSFKQSLDLGHLMPYPQTWKVYEDQSSHGNASDDKPSKLSIQFDDLFKTVLEEDTVFELDGDDRSAGSESPKAETEPEPEAIKGGEPSKGTDTDVTVLDEILSSAKTAITSDEAIAGNSGKQLRKEGWATKGDSQDIADRFHELVPDMAMEFPFELDIFQKEAICCLEKGESVFVAAHTSAGKTVVAEYAFALATKHCTRAVYTAPIKTISNQKYRDFCGKFDVGLLTGDVSIRPEASCLIMTTEILRSMLYRGADIIRDIEWVVFDEVHYVNDVERGVVWEEVIIMLPRHINFVLLSATVPNTFEFADWIGRTKQKEIRVTGTTKRPVPLEHCLFYSGELYKVCENEVFISKGIKDAKDTHKKKNSSAVSVGPKQHAGSSAHQDGNKSQKHEAHSRGKQNKHSNVKDLAKSSYGGNGQNNGAFRRSAASNWLLLINKLSKKSLLPVVVFCFSKNYCDRCADALTGTDLTTSSEKSEIRVFCDKAFSRLKGSDRNLPQVLRVQSLLHRGIGVHHAGLLPIVKEVVEMLFCRGVIKVLFSTETFAMGVNAPARTVVFDALRKFDGKEFRSLLPGEYTQMAGRAGRRGLDKTGTVVVMCRDEVPDESDLRRIIVGSATRLESQFRLTYIMILHLLRVEELKVEDMLKRSFAEFHAQKKLPEKQQLLMLKRSLPVKTIECIKGEPAIEDYYEMYMEANECNSKMSEAVMQSPNTQQHLVPGRVVVMKSETGIDNLLGVVLKGLSNRQYVVLVIKSEIPPPEKNMVSIGKKSSDPSQGFFIAPKSKRGFEDDYYSTSSSRKGTGVIKIELPYHGVAAGVGYEVRAFDNKEFLCICVSKIKIDQVRLLEDGNKAAFSQTVQQLLDLKSDGNKFPPALDPVKDLKLKDAELVETYYKWTSLLQKMSMNKCHGCVKLDEHMKLAREIRKHKKDLKDLEFQMSDEALLQMPAFQGRIDVLKKIGCIDDDLVVQIKGRVACEMNSGEELICTVCLFENQFEELEPEEAVAIMSAFVFQQKNTSAPSLTPKLAKAKQRVYDTAIKLGELQAHYNLQIDPEEYAQENLKFGLVEVVYEWAKGTPFAEICELTDVPEGLIVRTIVRLDETCREFKNAAAIMGNSALHKKMDSASNAIKRDIVFAASLYVTGV encoded by the exons ATGAACAAAGTCGAAGCAGCTAACGAGCTCGCCTTCCGGGTCGGAATCTCCGGTCATGGCGGTCACCTCCGCGTCGAGCCTCTGTACACGGAGGAGAGCGACGGCGCAGTGAACTCACTTCCCGATTTCGTCTCC CCTCCTGCATTTGCTAAGGAATCAAAAGAATCGATAAAGGAACATATCGAGGAGAAATATCTCCTCCCAAGACTGGAACCTCAGCAGTTTTCTGCTGAAAACGCTCAGAATCAGTGGGATTTTGATTGGTTTGCTAGGGTTAAGGTTCCTCTTCAACCTTCTTTGGCCAGGTCCGTCCTAGTTCCAACTTGGGAATTGCCATTCAGGCGTCAGAAAAACGGAAGATGGGAGCCAAAGTCAGTGGAG GTGGATTTATCACAACAAATGTACGGAGATCAAGATTCTGGATTTTTCCCTAGAATGGTGGGACCTCCAAAGGATTTTCTCAGAGGCAGCGCCAATAATCGCCCTTTCCGTCCAGGTGGCTTGGAGGATTCACAGTCTTCAGAGAGAATCCTTCCAGATGGTGTATGTGATGGCCAATGGGTACAGGAATTGCTCAACGGAGGTCCTCCTCTGAACGTTCCTCCTAGTTTCAAGCAGAGTCTAGATCTTGGACATCTCATG CCATATCCCCAAACATGGAAAGTTTATGAGGATCAGAGTTCACATGGAAATGCTTCAGATGATAAGCCG AGCAAGTTGTCTATACAATTTGATGATCTATTCAAGACGGTTTTGGAAGAAGATACTGTCTTCGAACTTGATGGAGATG ATCGCTCGGCAGGATCTGAGTCTCCAAAAGCAGAAACTGAACCTGAACCAGAAGCGATCAAAGGTGGAGAACCCAGCAAGGGGACAGATACTGACGTCACCGTGCTGGATGAGATTTTGTCATCAGCTAAAACAGCAATAACGTCGGATGAAGCAATTGCTGGGAACAGTGGTAAACAATTACGGAAAGAG GGATGGGCTACTAAAGGAGATAGCCAAGACATTGCAGACCGGTTCCATGAGCTTGTTCCTGACATGGCAATGGAGTTCCCTTTCGAATTGGACATCTTTCAAAAGGAG GCTATCTGTTGTTTAGAAAAGGGGGAGTCTGTTTTTGTAGCAGCCCATACATCAGCAGGGAAGACAGTTGTTGCAGAATATGCATTCGCTTTGGCCACCAAG CATTGTACACGAGCTGTTTATACTGCCCCAATTAAAACCATCAGCAACCAAAAATACAGAGACTTTTGTGGGAAGTTTGATGTAGGACTTCTCACGGGTGATGTTAGCATAAGGCCAGAGGCATCTTGTCTGATTATGACTACAGAAATATTAAGGTCAATGCTGTACCGCGGTGCTGATATCATACGTGATATAGAATGG GTTGTATTTGATGAAGTTCACTATGTCAATGACGTAGAGAGAGGTGTTGTTTGGGAAGAAGTCATCATCATGTTGCCAAGGCATATAAATTTTGTCCTTCTTTCTGCAACG GTGCCTAACACATTTGAATTTGCTGATTGGATTGGccgaacaaaacaaaaagagataCGTGTTACTGG CACAACAAAAAGACCAGTTCCTCTAGAGCATTGCCTATTTTATTCTGGCGAACTATACAAAGTATGTGAGAATGAAGTTTTTATATCTAAAGGGATAAAGGATGCTAAAGAtacacacaagaagaagaattcAAGTGCAGTTAGTGTCGGTCCTAAACAGCACGCGGGATCTTCAGCTCATCAGGATGGGAACAAATCTCAGAAACATGAAGCTCACTCTCGTGGCAAGCAGAATAAACATTCAAATGTAAAAGATTTGGCAAAGTCCTCTTACGGTGGTAACGGCCAGAACAATGGGGCATTTAGACGATCAgcagcttcaaattggttgctGCTTATCAACAAGCTCTCAAAGAAGTCCCTATTACCT GTGGTTGTCTTCTGTTTCTCAAAGAATTATTGCGATAGGTGTGCTGACGCTTTGACTGGGACTGATCTTACTACTAGTTCTGAGAAAAGTGAAATCCGCGTCTTCTGCGATAAAGCTTTTTCGAGATTAAAAGGGTCTGATCGGAATTTACCTCAG GTCCTCAGAGTCCAAAGCCTACTTCATAGAGGAATCGGTGTTCATCATGCTGGGCTGCTTCCAATAGTAAAGGAAGTTGTTGAAATGCTCTTTTGCCGTGGTGTCATTAAG GTGCTATTTTCAACGGAGACATTCGCTATGGGGGTTAATGCTCCGGCTAGAACG GTTGTTTTCGATGCTTTGAGGAAGTTTGATGGAAAGGAATTCAGATCATTACTTCCTGGAGAGTACACTCAAATGGCAGGGCGTGCTGGCAGAAGAGGACTTGACAAAACTGGCACAGTTGTTGTCATGTGTCGCGATGAAGTTCCAGATGAAAGTGATCTGAGGCGTATAATTGTTGGAAGCGCAACAAGACTAGAATCTCAGTTCCGATTAACCTACATAATGATCCTCCATCTTTTACGCGTTGAAGAATTGAAG GTGGAGGACATGCTGAAAAGAAGTTTTGCTGAATTCCATGCTCAAAAGAAGCTGCCGGAGAAGCAACAACTTCTCATGCTGAAACGTTCTCTACCAGTCAAAACTATTGA ATGTATTAAAGGTGAACCAGCAATTGAAGATTACTATGAGATGTATATGGAAGCAAACGAATGTAACAGCAAAATGTCGGAAGCAGTCATGCAATCTCCTAATACCCAGCAACATCTTGTACCCGGAAGAGTAGTGGTCATGAAATCTGAAACG GGCATAGACAATTTACTTGGAGTCGTACTGAAGGGACTTTCAAACAGACAATATGTTGTTTTGGTGATAAAATCTGAAATTCCACCACCAGAGAAAAATATGGTCAGCATTGGCAAGAAAAGCTCAGATCCCTCTCAAGGTTTCTTTATCGCGCCCAAGTCAAAACGTGGTTTTGAGGATGACTATTATTCGACGTCCAGCTCTAGAAAAGGTACCGGTGTTATCAAGATAGAGCTCCCGTACCATGGAGTTGCTGCTGGTGTAGGGTACGAGGTCAGAGCGTTTGATAACAAAGAATTCTTGTGTATATGCGTTAGCAAGATAAAGATTGATCAGGTGCGTCTACTCGAGGATGGGAACAAGGCAGCTTTTTCTCAGACGGTTCAACAGCTTTTGGATCTGAAATCAGACGGAAACAAGTTTCCTCCTGCTCTAGACCCAGTTAAAG ATTTGAAGCTGAAAGATGCTGAGCTTGTGGAAACTTACTATAAATGGACCAGCTTGTTACAAAAGATGTCCATGAATAAGTGTCACGGTTGTGTCAAATTGGATGAGCACATGAAGCTAGCTAGGGAGATTAGGAAGCATAAGAAAGATCTCAAAGATCTCGAATTCCAAATGTCCGATGAAGCCCTGTTACAGATGCCTGCGTTTCAGGGCAGG ATCGATGTTCTGAAGAAAATTGGGTGTATAGATGATGACCTCGTCGTCCAAATCAAAGGCCGTGTCGCTTGCGAGATGAACTCTGGGGAAGAATTGATCTGTACAGTATGCCTGTTCGAGAATCAGTTTGAAGAGTTGGAACCAGAAGAAGCAGTGGCTATAATGTCTGCCTTTGTCTTCCAACAGAAAAACACTTCGGCGCCTTCACTTACTCCCAAACTGGCCAAGGCTAAGCAAAG AGTCTATGATACAGCAATCAAACTTGGTGAGCTTCAAGCTCATTACAACTTACAAATCGACCCTGAGGAGTATGCACAGGAGAATCTCAAGTTTGGTCTGGTCGAAGTGGTTTATGAATGGGCAAAG GGAACTCCATTTGCAGAGATATGTGAATTGACAGATGTCCCGGAAGGTCTGATAGTTCGGACCATTGTGAGATTAGACGAGACGTGCCGGGAGTTCAAGAACGCAGCCGCCATTATGGGGAACTCAGCGTTACACAAGAAAATGGATTCGGCTTCGAACGCGATAAAACGCGACATCGTGTTTGCAGCTAGTCTGTATGTGACTGGAGTGTAA
- the LOC106347561 gene encoding DExH-box ATP-dependent RNA helicase DExH11 isoform X2, with translation MYGDQDSGFFPRMVGPPKDFLRGSANNRPFRPGGLEDSQSSERILPDGVCDGQWVQELLNGGPPLNVPPSFKQSLDLGHLMPYPQTWKVYEDQSSHGNASDDKPSKLSIQFDDLFKTVLEEDTVFELDGDDRSAGSESPKAETEPEPEAIKGGEPSKGTDTDVTVLDEILSSAKTAITSDEAIAGNSGKQLRKEGWATKGDSQDIADRFHELVPDMAMEFPFELDIFQKEAICCLEKGESVFVAAHTSAGKTVVAEYAFALATKHCTRAVYTAPIKTISNQKYRDFCGKFDVGLLTGDVSIRPEASCLIMTTEILRSMLYRGADIIRDIEWVVFDEVHYVNDVERGVVWEEVIIMLPRHINFVLLSATVPNTFEFADWIGRTKQKEIRVTGTTKRPVPLEHCLFYSGELYKVCENEVFISKGIKDAKDTHKKKNSSAVSVGPKQHAGSSAHQDGNKSQKHEAHSRGKQNKHSNVKDLAKSSYGGNGQNNGAFRRSAASNWLLLINKLSKKSLLPVVVFCFSKNYCDRCADALTGTDLTTSSEKSEIRVFCDKAFSRLKGSDRNLPQVLRVQSLLHRGIGVHHAGLLPIVKEVVEMLFCRGVIKVLFSTETFAMGVNAPARTVVFDALRKFDGKEFRSLLPGEYTQMAGRAGRRGLDKTGTVVVMCRDEVPDESDLRRIIVGSATRLESQFRLTYIMILHLLRVEELKVEDMLKRSFAEFHAQKKLPEKQQLLMLKRSLPVKTIECIKGEPAIEDYYEMYMEANECNSKMSEAVMQSPNTQQHLVPGRVVVMKSETGIDNLLGVVLKGLSNRQYVVLVIKSEIPPPEKNMVSIGKKSSDPSQGFFIAPKSKRGFEDDYYSTSSSRKGTGVIKIELPYHGVAAGVGYEVRAFDNKEFLCICVSKIKIDQVRLLEDGNKAAFSQTVQQLLDLKSDGNKFPPALDPVKDLKLKDAELVETYYKWTSLLQKMSMNKCHGCVKLDEHMKLAREIRKHKKDLKDLEFQMSDEALLQMPAFQGRIDVLKKIGCIDDDLVVQIKGRVACEMNSGEELICTVCLFENQFEELEPEEAVAIMSAFVFQQKNTSAPSLTPKLAKAKQRVYDTAIKLGELQAHYNLQIDPEEYAQENLKFGLVEVVYEWAKGTPFAEICELTDVPEGLIVRTIVRLDETCREFKNAAAIMGNSALHKKMDSASNAIKRDIVFAASLYVTGV, from the exons ATGTACGGAGATCAAGATTCTGGATTTTTCCCTAGAATGGTGGGACCTCCAAAGGATTTTCTCAGAGGCAGCGCCAATAATCGCCCTTTCCGTCCAGGTGGCTTGGAGGATTCACAGTCTTCAGAGAGAATCCTTCCAGATGGTGTATGTGATGGCCAATGGGTACAGGAATTGCTCAACGGAGGTCCTCCTCTGAACGTTCCTCCTAGTTTCAAGCAGAGTCTAGATCTTGGACATCTCATG CCATATCCCCAAACATGGAAAGTTTATGAGGATCAGAGTTCACATGGAAATGCTTCAGATGATAAGCCG AGCAAGTTGTCTATACAATTTGATGATCTATTCAAGACGGTTTTGGAAGAAGATACTGTCTTCGAACTTGATGGAGATG ATCGCTCGGCAGGATCTGAGTCTCCAAAAGCAGAAACTGAACCTGAACCAGAAGCGATCAAAGGTGGAGAACCCAGCAAGGGGACAGATACTGACGTCACCGTGCTGGATGAGATTTTGTCATCAGCTAAAACAGCAATAACGTCGGATGAAGCAATTGCTGGGAACAGTGGTAAACAATTACGGAAAGAG GGATGGGCTACTAAAGGAGATAGCCAAGACATTGCAGACCGGTTCCATGAGCTTGTTCCTGACATGGCAATGGAGTTCCCTTTCGAATTGGACATCTTTCAAAAGGAG GCTATCTGTTGTTTAGAAAAGGGGGAGTCTGTTTTTGTAGCAGCCCATACATCAGCAGGGAAGACAGTTGTTGCAGAATATGCATTCGCTTTGGCCACCAAG CATTGTACACGAGCTGTTTATACTGCCCCAATTAAAACCATCAGCAACCAAAAATACAGAGACTTTTGTGGGAAGTTTGATGTAGGACTTCTCACGGGTGATGTTAGCATAAGGCCAGAGGCATCTTGTCTGATTATGACTACAGAAATATTAAGGTCAATGCTGTACCGCGGTGCTGATATCATACGTGATATAGAATGG GTTGTATTTGATGAAGTTCACTATGTCAATGACGTAGAGAGAGGTGTTGTTTGGGAAGAAGTCATCATCATGTTGCCAAGGCATATAAATTTTGTCCTTCTTTCTGCAACG GTGCCTAACACATTTGAATTTGCTGATTGGATTGGccgaacaaaacaaaaagagataCGTGTTACTGG CACAACAAAAAGACCAGTTCCTCTAGAGCATTGCCTATTTTATTCTGGCGAACTATACAAAGTATGTGAGAATGAAGTTTTTATATCTAAAGGGATAAAGGATGCTAAAGAtacacacaagaagaagaattcAAGTGCAGTTAGTGTCGGTCCTAAACAGCACGCGGGATCTTCAGCTCATCAGGATGGGAACAAATCTCAGAAACATGAAGCTCACTCTCGTGGCAAGCAGAATAAACATTCAAATGTAAAAGATTTGGCAAAGTCCTCTTACGGTGGTAACGGCCAGAACAATGGGGCATTTAGACGATCAgcagcttcaaattggttgctGCTTATCAACAAGCTCTCAAAGAAGTCCCTATTACCT GTGGTTGTCTTCTGTTTCTCAAAGAATTATTGCGATAGGTGTGCTGACGCTTTGACTGGGACTGATCTTACTACTAGTTCTGAGAAAAGTGAAATCCGCGTCTTCTGCGATAAAGCTTTTTCGAGATTAAAAGGGTCTGATCGGAATTTACCTCAG GTCCTCAGAGTCCAAAGCCTACTTCATAGAGGAATCGGTGTTCATCATGCTGGGCTGCTTCCAATAGTAAAGGAAGTTGTTGAAATGCTCTTTTGCCGTGGTGTCATTAAG GTGCTATTTTCAACGGAGACATTCGCTATGGGGGTTAATGCTCCGGCTAGAACG GTTGTTTTCGATGCTTTGAGGAAGTTTGATGGAAAGGAATTCAGATCATTACTTCCTGGAGAGTACACTCAAATGGCAGGGCGTGCTGGCAGAAGAGGACTTGACAAAACTGGCACAGTTGTTGTCATGTGTCGCGATGAAGTTCCAGATGAAAGTGATCTGAGGCGTATAATTGTTGGAAGCGCAACAAGACTAGAATCTCAGTTCCGATTAACCTACATAATGATCCTCCATCTTTTACGCGTTGAAGAATTGAAG GTGGAGGACATGCTGAAAAGAAGTTTTGCTGAATTCCATGCTCAAAAGAAGCTGCCGGAGAAGCAACAACTTCTCATGCTGAAACGTTCTCTACCAGTCAAAACTATTGA ATGTATTAAAGGTGAACCAGCAATTGAAGATTACTATGAGATGTATATGGAAGCAAACGAATGTAACAGCAAAATGTCGGAAGCAGTCATGCAATCTCCTAATACCCAGCAACATCTTGTACCCGGAAGAGTAGTGGTCATGAAATCTGAAACG GGCATAGACAATTTACTTGGAGTCGTACTGAAGGGACTTTCAAACAGACAATATGTTGTTTTGGTGATAAAATCTGAAATTCCACCACCAGAGAAAAATATGGTCAGCATTGGCAAGAAAAGCTCAGATCCCTCTCAAGGTTTCTTTATCGCGCCCAAGTCAAAACGTGGTTTTGAGGATGACTATTATTCGACGTCCAGCTCTAGAAAAGGTACCGGTGTTATCAAGATAGAGCTCCCGTACCATGGAGTTGCTGCTGGTGTAGGGTACGAGGTCAGAGCGTTTGATAACAAAGAATTCTTGTGTATATGCGTTAGCAAGATAAAGATTGATCAGGTGCGTCTACTCGAGGATGGGAACAAGGCAGCTTTTTCTCAGACGGTTCAACAGCTTTTGGATCTGAAATCAGACGGAAACAAGTTTCCTCCTGCTCTAGACCCAGTTAAAG ATTTGAAGCTGAAAGATGCTGAGCTTGTGGAAACTTACTATAAATGGACCAGCTTGTTACAAAAGATGTCCATGAATAAGTGTCACGGTTGTGTCAAATTGGATGAGCACATGAAGCTAGCTAGGGAGATTAGGAAGCATAAGAAAGATCTCAAAGATCTCGAATTCCAAATGTCCGATGAAGCCCTGTTACAGATGCCTGCGTTTCAGGGCAGG ATCGATGTTCTGAAGAAAATTGGGTGTATAGATGATGACCTCGTCGTCCAAATCAAAGGCCGTGTCGCTTGCGAGATGAACTCTGGGGAAGAATTGATCTGTACAGTATGCCTGTTCGAGAATCAGTTTGAAGAGTTGGAACCAGAAGAAGCAGTGGCTATAATGTCTGCCTTTGTCTTCCAACAGAAAAACACTTCGGCGCCTTCACTTACTCCCAAACTGGCCAAGGCTAAGCAAAG AGTCTATGATACAGCAATCAAACTTGGTGAGCTTCAAGCTCATTACAACTTACAAATCGACCCTGAGGAGTATGCACAGGAGAATCTCAAGTTTGGTCTGGTCGAAGTGGTTTATGAATGGGCAAAG GGAACTCCATTTGCAGAGATATGTGAATTGACAGATGTCCCGGAAGGTCTGATAGTTCGGACCATTGTGAGATTAGACGAGACGTGCCGGGAGTTCAAGAACGCAGCCGCCATTATGGGGAACTCAGCGTTACACAAGAAAATGGATTCGGCTTCGAACGCGATAAAACGCGACATCGTGTTTGCAGCTAGTCTGTATGTGACTGGAGTGTAA
- the LOC106347562 gene encoding transcription termination factor MTERF2, chloroplastic-like, whose protein sequence is MYSIILHGRRSVELQKWRNLRVSLNILQNAFSFSSANVNPQGNTFTVSYLVESLGLTTKLAESISRKVTFEDKLNPDSVLNLLRSNGFEDSQISRIVTTYPRLLVEDAETSLRPKIQALQHRGASSSELAEIVSKVPKILEKRVGKSLSLYYDFVKDIMQQGKLSHSWTEGKVKNRIRNISVLKELGVPQNLLLSLLISRCQPVCGKEKFDETLKKVVDMGFDPTKSKFVEALHVVYEMSDKTIEEKVNVYKRLGFSEEDVWRIFKKWPFFLKFSEKKIAQTFETLKMCGLDEEEVLSVLKLRPECIRSSEEKILESVDTFVGLGFSRDEYKIMIKRFPQCFGYSAESLKKKFEFLVKKMKWPPEAVVLVPSVFGYSLEKRIVPRCNVIKALMSKGLIRGGNPPMSSVFVCTDEEFLSRYVMKQGKLVPELMAMLTGQRVS, encoded by the coding sequence ATGTATTCTATTATACTCCATGGAAGAAGGTCGGTGGAGTTGCAGAAATGGCGTAATCTGAGAGTCTCATTGAACATTCTGCAAAATGCATTTTCTTTCTCCTCTGCAAATGTGAACCCTCAAGGAAACACTTTCACGGTCTCTTATCTCGTTGAATCATTGGGTTTAACTACAAAGCTCGCGGAATCGATCTCAAGGAAAGTCACTTTCGAGGACAAGCTAAACCCAGATTCCGTGCTAAATCTTCTCAGAAGTAATGGGTTCGAAGACTCTCAGATCTCTAGGATCGTAACCACTTACCCACGACTGCTTGTAGAAGACGCCGAGACATCTCTTCGTCCCAAGATTCAAGCTTTGCAGCACAGAGGAGCTTCGAGCTCTGAGCTCGCGGAGATTGTTTCGAAAGTTCCCAAGATTTTGGAAAAGAGAGTGGGGAAATCTCTCAGCTTGTACTATGACTTCGTCAAAGACATTATGCAACAAGGTAAGCTGTCTCACTCTTGGACAGAGGGTAAGGTGAAGAACAGGATCCGAAACATATCTGTTTTGAAAGAGTTGGGTGTGCCTCAGAACTTGCTCCTCTCATTGCTCATCTCCAGGTGCCAACCCGTTTGCGGGAAAGAGAAGTTCGATGAGACTCTCAAGAAAGTAGTTGACATGGGTTTTGATCCGACCAAGTCAAAGTTCGTGGAGGCTCTGCACGTTGTCTACGAAATGAGCGATAAGACGATTGAAGAGAAGGTGAATGTGTACAAAAGGCTAGGCTTTAGTGAGGAGGATGTATGGAGAATCTTCAAGAAGTGGCCTTTCTTTCTTAAATTCTCGGAGAAGAAGATAGCTCAGACGTTTGAGACGCTCAAGATGTGTGGGCTTGACGAGGAAGAGGTTCTTTCGGTGTTGAAGTTGCGTCCAGAATGTATACGCTCTTCAGAGGAGAAGATACTGGAGTCTGTTGATACGTTTGTAGGGTTAGGATTCAGCAGAGATGAGTATAAGATTATGATCAAGCGGTTTCCTCAGTGCTTTGGTTATTCTGCAGAGTCGTTGAAGAAGAAGTTTGAGTTTCTGGTCAAGAAGATGAAATGGCCACCGGAGGCTGTGGTGTTGGTACCTTCGGTGTTTGGATACAGCTTGGAGAAGAGGATTGTGCCAAGGTGTAACGTAATCAAAGCTCTCATGTCTAAAGGATTGATCAGAGGTGGAAACCCTCCAATGTCATCTGTCTTCGTATGTACTGATGAGGAGTTCTTGAGCAGATATGTGATGAAGCAGGGGAAGCTAGTGCCTGAGTTGATGGCTATGTTAACCGGACAGCGTGTTTCGTAG
- the LOC106347560 gene encoding deoxyuridine 5'-triphosphate nucleotidohydrolase-like, with product MAELGRLFFFTAPTSLPQLQLGFLYSRRLSSTTRLPFPTMACVEAKSNSPDVKEPLAKLQKLDSGPFFKVKKLSEKAVLPTRGSPLSAGYDLSSAVDSKVPARGKALIPTDLSVAVPEGTYARIAPRSGLAWKHSIDVGAGVIDADYRGPVGVILFNHSDVEFEVKVGDRIAQMIIEKIVTPRVMEVEDLDATVRGDGGFGSTGV from the coding sequence ATGGCGGAACTAGGacgcctcttcttcttcacagcACCAACAAGTCTACCTCAATTGCAATTAGGGTTTCTCTACTCGCGGCGGTTATCTTCAACAACTCGTCTTCCTTTTCCCACGATGGCCTGCGTCGAAGCGAAGAGCAACAGTCCTGATGTGAAGGAGCCCTTGGCGAAACTCCAGAAGCTCGATTCTGGACCCTTCTTCAAAGTGAAGAAGCTCTCCGAGAAAGCCGTTCTGCCTACAAGAGGCTCACCTCTCTCCGCCGGCTACGATCTCTCCAGTGCCGTGGACTCGAAAGTTCCGGCGAGAGGTAAGGCGCTTATCCCGACGGATCTCAGCGTCGCTGTCCCTGAAGGAACCTACGCGAGAATCGCTCCGAGATCTGGTCTCGCCTGGAAGCACTCGATTGATGTGGGAGCGGGAGTCATCGACGCAGATTACAGAGGACCGGTTGGTGTGATTCTGTTCAATCACTCGGATGTTGAGTTCGAGGTGAAGGTGGGAGATAGAATCGCGCAGATGATAATCGAGAAGATCGTGACGCCGCGAGTCATGGAGGTTGAGGATTTGGACGCGACTGTTCGTGGTGATGGTGGTTTCGGGTCTACTGGTGTTTAA